A section of the Bacteroidota bacterium genome encodes:
- a CDS encoding competence/damage-inducible protein A — translation MIAELITIGDELLIGQVTNTNAVWMAQQLNQIGISVKQITCISDSKEDIIKTLNEAQKRAQIILITGGLGPTKDDITKHTLCEYFNTHLVFNEDAYKNVERLFALRGFSVSEINKRQAEVPANCIVIPNNSGTAPGMWFNYNENIIVSMPGVPYEMKGIMQQSILPELKKRYKLPFIYHKTILTQGVGESYLSEIISDWEDSLIALNLKLAYLPSPGMVRLRISGKSANEYELKNTIENKTKELEAIISQYIYGFETYGEEPETIQKIIGTLLKKNKKTLSVAESCTGGYISHLITSVAGSSEYFTSGVSPYNNNIKKQLFGVPQQMLDTVGAVSEEVVKQLVIGSIELFNTDYAISVSGIAGPGGATAEKPVGTVWIAVGNKEKIIAEKYLFGDDRERNIQKSATTALNMLRKFILNESEK, via the coding sequence ATGATAGCAGAGTTAATTACTATAGGAGACGAACTTTTAATTGGCCAAGTAACCAATACCAATGCCGTTTGGATGGCACAACAATTGAATCAAATTGGAATTTCTGTAAAACAAATTACATGCATCTCCGATAGTAAAGAAGATATAATTAAAACCTTAAATGAAGCTCAAAAACGAGCTCAAATCATTTTGATTACAGGCGGCTTAGGTCCTACAAAAGACGACATTACGAAACACACCCTGTGCGAATATTTTAACACCCACTTAGTTTTTAATGAGGATGCTTATAAAAATGTGGAACGCCTTTTTGCATTAAGAGGTTTTTCTGTTTCGGAAATAAACAAAAGACAAGCAGAAGTGCCTGCCAATTGTATTGTAATACCTAATAACTCCGGCACCGCTCCGGGCATGTGGTTCAACTACAATGAAAATATAATTGTTTCGATGCCGGGAGTTCCCTATGAAATGAAGGGAATAATGCAACAGTCTATTTTACCCGAGCTAAAAAAAAGATATAAACTTCCATTTATTTATCACAAAACAATTTTAACGCAAGGTGTAGGCGAATCCTACTTATCTGAAATAATAAGCGATTGGGAGGATAGCTTGATTGCATTGAATTTAAAGCTTGCCTATTTACCATCTCCCGGAATGGTAAGGTTGCGCATTTCAGGAAAAAGTGCTAATGAATATGAGCTTAAAAATACTATTGAAAATAAAACAAAAGAACTTGAAGCTATCATTTCCCAATATATATATGGATTTGAAACGTATGGCGAAGAACCGGAAACAATCCAAAAAATAATAGGGACTCTACTAAAGAAAAACAAAAAAACACTTTCGGTGGCAGAAAGCTGCACAGGTGGCTATATTTCTCACTTAATAACAAGTGTAGCGGGTTCCTCGGAATATTTTACCAGCGGAGTATCGCCTTATAACAACAACATAAAAAAACAATTATTTGGCGTGCCGCAACAAATGCTTGATACAGTTGGAGCTGTAAGCGAAGAAGTTGTGAAACAACTCGTTATTGGCTCTATTGAATTATTTAATACAGATTACGCAATATCTGTATCTGGAATTGCCGGTCCGGGAGGAGCTACGGCCGAAAAGCCTGTAGGTACTGTTTGGATTGCCGTAGGCAACAAAGAAAAAATAATTGCCGAAAAATATTTATTTGGCGATGACAGGGAGCGCAACATTCAAAAATCTGCCACTACTGCATTAAATATGTTGCGAAAATTTATTCTAAATGAATCAGAAAAATAA
- a CDS encoding DUF4197 domain-containing protein, whose product MRNLVLVVVLFSTIVVNGQINVNSVINTITGSNGASLTNDEVVKGLKEALTVGTNNSTAKASKLDGFYKNTAIKIPFPPEVKQVDQTLRNLGMNKQVDQFVMTLNRAAEEAAKDAAPIFIAAVTQMSIMDGISILKGGDNAATQYLQQATMAQLKAQFKPKVAAALKKVHVTKYWNPLAKKYNKLPMVQKINPDLESYVTDRAIQGLFKLVAEEELKIRKDPAARVTDILKKVFGFK is encoded by the coding sequence ATGAGAAATCTAGTTTTAGTTGTAGTCCTTTTTTCAACAATAGTTGTGAATGGGCAAATTAACGTTAATTCTGTAATTAATACCATCACAGGTTCAAATGGCGCTTCGCTTACCAATGATGAAGTTGTAAAAGGCTTAAAAGAAGCTTTAACTGTTGGCACAAACAATTCTACGGCAAAGGCTTCTAAGTTGGATGGTTTCTATAAAAATACGGCTATAAAAATACCTTTTCCTCCGGAAGTAAAGCAAGTAGATCAAACATTGCGAAACCTTGGAATGAACAAACAGGTAGATCAATTTGTAATGACCTTAAACAGGGCAGCTGAAGAAGCTGCTAAAGATGCGGCTCCTATTTTTATTGCTGCTGTTACGCAAATGTCAATAATGGATGGAATATCTATTTTAAAAGGCGGTGATAATGCAGCAACTCAGTATTTGCAACAAGCAACTATGGCGCAACTTAAGGCACAGTTTAAACCTAAGGTTGCTGCAGCATTAAAGAAAGTTCATGTTACGAAATATTGGAATCCGTTGGCAAAAAAGTATAATAAGTTACCCATGGTTCAAAAAATTAATCCCGATTTAGAAAGTTATGTAACCGATAGGGCTATTCAAGGGTTGTTTAAACTTGTAGCAGAAGAAGAACTTAAAATTCGTAAAGATCCCGCTGCACGTGTTACCGATATTCTAAAAAAAGTTTTTGGCTTTAAATAG
- a CDS encoding pyridoxal phosphate-dependent aminotransferase, producing MKLTDRIKRLSESQTIAMARKSRELAAQGINVISLSLGEPDFTTPDVIKQAAKKAIDDNFSYYTHVSGYLELRQAIARKFKRDNNLDYTAEEIVVSTGAKQSIINVVLSLVNPGDEVLVPAPYWVSYLEMIKLADGVAVIVPSTIETDFKVTSAQLEKHITSKTRLLMISTPCNPTGSVYSKQELKAIAEVIVKYPELYIISDEIYEHINFVGKHESMAQFDFIKDRVITVNGVSKGFAMTGWRGGFIAAPLWIAKACDKMQGQFTSATSSITQKAMYAAMEMDPAEIIPMRDAFKRRRDLVLGLLKDINGLKVNIPEGAFYVYPDVTAYFGKSFGSYKIKNATDLCNYLLDDAHVALVPGEAFGEDTNIRISYATSEERLQDAMERIKKSLDKLD from the coding sequence ATGAAGCTTACAGACCGTATAAAAAGGCTATCTGAATCACAAACAATAGCCATGGCTCGTAAAAGCCGAGAATTAGCAGCACAGGGGATTAATGTTATAAGTTTAAGTCTGGGGGAGCCCGATTTTACTACACCTGATGTTATAAAACAAGCTGCTAAAAAAGCAATTGACGATAATTTTAGCTACTACACTCATGTGTCTGGCTATTTAGAATTAAGACAAGCTATTGCAAGAAAATTTAAACGTGATAATAATTTAGACTATACAGCAGAAGAGATTGTGGTTTCTACCGGAGCTAAACAATCAATTATAAATGTGGTGTTAAGTTTGGTTAATCCTGGAGATGAAGTGTTGGTACCTGCGCCATATTGGGTAAGTTATTTAGAAATGATAAAGCTTGCCGATGGAGTTGCTGTAATTGTACCATCAACTATTGAAACCGATTTTAAAGTTACTTCGGCTCAGTTGGAAAAACACATTACCTCAAAAACTCGATTGCTAATGATAAGTACTCCTTGTAATCCTACAGGGAGCGTTTATTCTAAACAAGAACTAAAAGCTATAGCCGAAGTAATTGTAAAGTATCCTGAGTTATATATTATTTCTGATGAGATATATGAACATATCAACTTTGTTGGCAAGCACGAGTCTATGGCTCAGTTTGATTTTATAAAGGATAGAGTTATTACTGTAAATGGTGTTTCCAAAGGATTTGCGATGACAGGTTGGAGAGGAGGCTTTATTGCCGCTCCACTTTGGATTGCAAAAGCGTGCGATAAAATGCAAGGTCAGTTTACTTCAGCAACTAGCTCCATAACACAAAAAGCAATGTATGCAGCTATGGAAATGGATCCTGCAGAAATTATACCTATGCGAGATGCGTTTAAGCGAAGACGAGATTTGGTGCTTGGATTATTAAAAGATATAAATGGGTTAAAAGTAAATATTCCGGAGGGGGCATTTTATGTTTATCCGGATGTTACAGCTTATTTTGGTAAGTCGTTTGGTAGCTATAAAATTAAAAATGCTACCGATTTGTGTAATTATTTGTTAGACGATGCGCATGTTGCACTTGTGCCGGGAGAGGCTTTTGGGGAAGATACGAATATTAGAATCTCCTACGCTACTTCAGAAGAAAGGTTGCAAGACGCAATGGAAAGAATAAAAAAATCGTTGGATAAGTTAGATTAA
- a CDS encoding D-glycero-beta-D-manno-heptose-7-phosphate kinase, translating into MIDSYVWGKVNRLSPEAPVPIVAVEKKENRLGGAANVALNIQALGANPILCCVTGNDYYGKVFTDLLKKQKLVHKGVVVSNARITTVKTRIIGNNHQLVRVDEELNDRLSKADAKKVVDKVTSLFSEAKIDAVVFEDYNKGLLFPELISDITKLANKKNIPIIVDPKRANFNDYAKSTLFKPNLKELCEGAKIEIEIINEKELNVITDAFRKKHSIDSIMVTLSEHGVYVNDGTYKKIIPAHKRSIADVSGAGDTVVSVAALCTALKLPIEFTASLANLAGGLVCEHVGVIPVNKKQLLLEAEAILTKSIK; encoded by the coding sequence ATGATAGACTCTTATGTTTGGGGAAAAGTAAATCGCTTGTCTCCTGAGGCTCCTGTGCCTATTGTAGCGGTTGAAAAAAAAGAAAACAGATTGGGTGGTGCGGCAAATGTTGCACTAAATATTCAAGCTTTAGGCGCAAACCCAATACTGTGTTGTGTTACAGGCAATGATTATTATGGTAAAGTGTTTACCGACCTGTTGAAAAAACAAAAGTTAGTACATAAAGGCGTTGTTGTAAGTAATGCCCGTATAACAACTGTTAAAACAAGAATTATTGGCAATAATCATCAATTAGTGCGTGTAGATGAAGAGTTGAATGACAGACTTAGTAAAGCTGATGCGAAAAAGGTTGTTGATAAAGTGACTTCTTTATTTTCCGAGGCTAAAATTGATGCTGTAGTATTTGAAGATTATAATAAAGGATTGTTATTCCCAGAATTGATAAGCGACATTACTAAACTCGCGAATAAAAAAAACATCCCAATAATTGTCGATCCTAAAAGGGCTAATTTTAACGACTATGCAAAAAGCACCTTGTTTAAACCAAATTTAAAGGAGTTGTGCGAGGGAGCAAAAATTGAAATTGAAATAATTAACGAAAAGGAACTGAATGTAATAACAGACGCATTCCGAAAAAAACATTCAATAGATAGCATCATGGTTACCTTATCTGAACATGGAGTATATGTAAATGATGGTACCTATAAAAAAATAATCCCGGCTCATAAACGTTCTATTGCTGATGTGTCCGGAGCAGGGGACACCGTAGTTAGTGTGGCGGCACTTTGTACTGCCTTGAAACTTCCAATTGAATTTACAGCTTCATTAGCCAATTTAGCCGGAGGTTTGGTTTGCGAACATGTTGGTGTTATTCCTGTTAATAAGAAACAATTGTTGTTAGAGGCAGAAGCTATATTAACTAAATCCATCAAGTAG
- the ubiE gene encoding bifunctional demethylmenaquinone methyltransferase/2-methoxy-6-polyprenyl-1,4-benzoquinol methylase UbiE, producing MFNNIAHSYDFLNHFFSMGIDKKWRKKLVAKVEERNPVSILDVATGTADLAISLATINSVKIHGIDISANMLEVGKKKILKHKLSDKVVLSLGDSENIQFPEASFDAVTVSFGVRNFENLNSGLKEMRRVLTVNGRAYILEFSQPSNLLFKKLYWFYFKNLMPFIGKLISKDYSAYSYLPESVKSFPYGVAFLDKLKEAGFSNCKQIPLTFGIATLYIAEK from the coding sequence ATGTTTAACAACATTGCACACAGCTACGATTTTTTGAATCATTTTTTTTCTATGGGTATAGATAAAAAATGGCGAAAGAAATTGGTGGCAAAAGTAGAAGAACGCAACCCTGTTTCTATTTTAGATGTAGCTACAGGCACCGCAGATTTGGCAATTTCATTAGCAACTATAAATTCTGTAAAAATTCATGGAATAGACATTTCTGCTAATATGTTGGAGGTAGGCAAGAAAAAAATTTTAAAGCATAAATTGTCGGATAAAGTTGTATTGTCTTTGGGAGATTCTGAAAATATTCAATTCCCCGAAGCTTCTTTTGATGCCGTAACTGTTTCGTTTGGAGTACGAAATTTCGAAAATTTAAATTCCGGACTTAAAGAAATGCGAAGAGTATTAACGGTAAATGGGAGAGCTTATATTTTGGAATTTTCGCAACCATCTAATCTTCTTTTTAAAAAACTATACTGGTTTTATTTTAAAAACTTAATGCCATTCATCGGTAAATTAATTTCTAAAGATTATTCTGCCTACAGCTATTTGCCGGAATCTGTAAAATCCTTCCCTTACGGAGTTGCATTTTTAGATAAATTGAAAGAAGCCGGTTTTTCGAATTGTAAACAAATTCCTTTAACTTTCGGTATAGCAACATTGTATATTGCTGAAAAATAA
- a CDS encoding PorT family protein, whose translation MFFALQLLLANYLYSQDAKVPNLPKYYRSVLNFGFYLGVNRADFSVISSLDKPDSILVIESAPKTGFNLGIMAEVRLHEYVTLRFLPDLAFSERNIQFQMKDSKGEYLLSKQVESTFLDFPLNIKYRSKRLNNFGAYVVGGGRYTIDLASQKDVKTTNPNEAIIKLNNKDFAYELGTGLDFYLTYFKFGIEFKWVFGLSNILVRDNFIYSKSLDKLNSRMFLLSFTFEG comes from the coding sequence TTGTTTTTTGCACTTCAGCTATTGCTAGCAAACTACTTGTATTCTCAAGATGCCAAGGTGCCTAACTTACCCAAATACTACAGGTCGGTTCTTAATTTCGGGTTTTATTTAGGAGTAAATCGTGCCGATTTTTCGGTTATTTCGAGTCTTGATAAGCCTGATAGTATTTTAGTGATAGAATCGGCTCCTAAAACCGGATTTAATTTGGGAATAATGGCCGAAGTTAGATTGCATGAATATGTAACTCTTCGTTTTTTGCCCGATTTGGCTTTTAGCGAACGCAATATTCAGTTTCAAATGAAGGATAGCAAAGGAGAGTATTTATTGAGCAAGCAAGTAGAATCTACTTTTTTGGATTTTCCATTAAATATAAAATATCGATCTAAACGCCTTAATAATTTTGGTGCATACGTTGTGGGAGGCGGTAGATATACAATTGACTTAGCTTCGCAAAAAGATGTAAAAACAACTAACCCCAATGAGGCAATAATTAAACTAAACAACAAAGATTTTGCATACGAATTAGGCACCGGACTTGATTTTTATTTAACCTACTTTAAATTTGGAATTGAGTTTAAATGGGTATTTGGCTTAAGTAATATTTTGGTTCGTGATAATTTTATTTATTCTAAAAGCCTTGATAAACTAAATTCAAGAATGTTCTTGCTTTCATTTACTTTTGAGGGATAA
- a CDS encoding FAD-binding protein, whose product MIKEISLVVSPAVAADKNQIKASVCSNFGILENEVTEVEILKRSVDARSRNIKINLKVRVFVNEIPTKDHDFKFKQYKKVSSNKTVIIVGAGPAGLFAALKLIELGVKPIVIERGKDVRERRRDLAAINKEQVVNPNSNYCFGEGGAGTYSDGKLYTRSTKRGDVFEVLKTFVQFGASREILVEAHPHIGTNKLPKIITAMREQIQEAGGEVLFNLKVIDLLASDKKLSGVVVEDLISSNIYELAANSVILATGHSARDIFTLLHKKSILLEFKPFALGVRVEHPQSLIDSIQYHCAIKEVEEQRKYLPAASYSLVEQVDGKGVYSFCMCPGGIIAPCATSPGEVVTNGWSPSKRNNPFANSGLVVSVEEKDIPAFKNYGPLMGMYFQQSVEQQMCKAGGNTQVAPAQRLVDFVNNKLSADIPQTSYQPGVVSAELHQLLPKFVSTRLQKALKEFGKKMRGYYSNEAVLVATESRTSSPVRIPRDKETFQHPQLKGLFPCGEGAGYAGGIISAAIDGERVAEAAANI is encoded by the coding sequence ATGATAAAAGAAATTTCTTTAGTTGTTTCTCCTGCTGTTGCCGCAGATAAAAATCAAATAAAAGCTAGTGTTTGTAGCAATTTTGGGATTTTAGAAAACGAAGTAACAGAAGTAGAAATTTTAAAACGGTCGGTTGATGCTCGAAGTAGGAATATTAAAATTAATTTAAAAGTTAGAGTCTTTGTAAATGAAATTCCAACAAAAGACCACGATTTTAAATTTAAACAATATAAAAAAGTAAGTTCCAACAAAACGGTAATTATTGTAGGAGCTGGCCCAGCCGGACTTTTCGCTGCTTTAAAGTTAATTGAATTAGGTGTAAAACCAATTGTCATAGAACGAGGCAAAGATGTAAGAGAGCGCAGAAGAGATTTGGCTGCAATAAACAAAGAGCAGGTAGTTAATCCAAATTCTAATTATTGTTTTGGTGAGGGTGGTGCAGGAACGTATTCCGATGGTAAATTGTATACGCGTTCTACCAAGCGTGGCGATGTGTTTGAGGTGTTAAAAACATTTGTTCAGTTTGGTGCTAGTCGCGAAATATTAGTTGAGGCACATCCACATATTGGTACCAATAAACTTCCTAAGATTATTACTGCTATGCGAGAGCAAATTCAAGAAGCAGGAGGAGAAGTGCTATTTAACTTAAAAGTAATTGACTTGCTGGCTTCTGATAAAAAGCTAAGTGGTGTTGTGGTTGAGGATTTAATATCATCGAATATTTACGAGCTGGCAGCTAATTCTGTAATTCTTGCAACGGGTCATTCTGCAAGGGATATATTTACTTTATTGCACAAAAAAAGTATTTTGCTTGAGTTCAAACCCTTTGCATTGGGTGTACGTGTAGAACATCCTCAAAGCTTGATAGATTCTATACAATACCATTGTGCTATAAAAGAAGTAGAGGAGCAACGTAAGTACTTACCGGCAGCTTCATATAGCTTGGTTGAACAAGTTGATGGAAAAGGGGTTTACTCTTTTTGTATGTGTCCGGGAGGGATTATCGCACCATGCGCTACAAGCCCCGGAGAGGTTGTTACCAATGGTTGGTCACCATCAAAAAGGAACAACCCATTTGCAAACTCCGGTTTGGTGGTAAGTGTGGAGGAGAAGGATATTCCAGCCTTTAAGAATTATGGCCCATTAATGGGAATGTATTTTCAACAAAGTGTGGAGCAACAAATGTGCAAAGCAGGTGGAAATACACAAGTGGCGCCTGCCCAAAGATTAGTAGATTTTGTAAATAATAAATTATCTGCCGATATACCTCAAACATCTTATCAGCCTGGAGTAGTATCAGCTGAACTTCATCAGTTGCTTCCTAAATTTGTAAGTACTCGTTTACAAAAAGCATTGAAAGAGTTTGGCAAGAAAATGAGAGGATATTATAGTAATGAAGCTGTTCTAGTTGCTACAGAATCAAGAACATCATCACCGGTGCGCATTCCAAGAGATAAAGAAACGTTTCAACATCCACAATTAAAAGGACTTTTCCCTTGCGGAGAAGGAGCCGGTTATGCCGGAGGTATTATTTCTGCAGCTATTGATGGAGAGCGGGTGGCGGAAGCTGCTGCTAATATTTAA
- a CDS encoding YajQ family cyclic di-GMP-binding protein produces the protein MPSFDIANEIDLQLLDNSINVARKEIATRFDFRDSKTLIELDKKAKAITITTEDAMRVDSIIDVIRARMIKQKLNPACLDYGKDEYASGNMVRKELKIKEGIDKDAARKIIKDIKDSKLKVQAQVMDDKIRVSAKKIDDLQQVISLVRSNDYEIPVQFINMK, from the coding sequence ATGCCATCATTCGATATTGCCAACGAAATAGACCTACAGTTACTAGATAACTCTATAAATGTAGCACGTAAAGAAATTGCAACACGGTTTGATTTTAGAGATTCTAAAACACTTATTGAACTAGATAAAAAAGCCAAGGCAATAACCATTACCACAGAAGATGCTATGCGCGTAGATTCAATTATTGATGTAATTCGGGCAAGAATGATAAAGCAAAAGTTAAATCCTGCTTGTTTAGATTACGGAAAAGATGAATACGCATCGGGCAATATGGTACGCAAAGAGCTGAAGATAAAGGAGGGGATAGACAAAGATGCAGCACGCAAAATAATAAAAGATATAAAAGACTCAAAGCTAAAGGTGCAAGCTCAGGTTATGGATGATAAAATACGGGTTTCTGCCAAAAAAATTGACGATTTGCAGCAAGTAATTAGTTTGGTGCGGTCTAACGATTACGAGATCCCTGTGCAGTTCATAAATATGAAATAA